The following proteins are co-located in the Rhodococcus opacus B4 genome:
- a CDS encoding NAD-glutamate dehydrogenase gives MTESAALKDAEWARNLPEGLRSQVPTLAAVYFRHVDRGDSESAVNGASDAVLGAHLTLALHRPPERAITRVYRPGDGRELGASLQIVTDDMPLLVESITALLNRLGIGISEFVHPIVSVRRDPIGALRGIHMGDKAKDADEGGLSESWIHVQLDPRADSAVLDTLEKEVGTVLADVRQVVRDTDIMRKLERTLADELEASATCPGVSKNDLEDCADLLRWMSQGNYAALGYRRFELGEPDESGARSLQVVPGSGLGLLRSDTVTEGPLSLPPAAEIPDRPLLVLTQGSFPATVHRSVYPFFVGVSILDANGNITGEHRFLGVFTVTALHENVLDIPVIARRVRKVIDRAGFQLNSYSGQAMLEVIQSFPRTELFSSDADTLFDTVTAVHSIGLRRQVRLFVREDFLGRFVSCLIYLPRDRYTTRVRLAMQDILLREFGGGTLEYTARVTESDLALLHVTIRKSTEQMGSRLDLSDADRERVQAMLAEASRSWDDHLGDLLPVTAGVDPILAQRYADVLPEGYKEDFDATRALSDLARLEALERGSIDLLLYRDRGAEVGHWRFTLYVGGDGISLSQVLPVLQSLGVEVLDERPYQIPRPDGLACWIYDFGLSVPAELLRSSVEDDLDAELAAEEASAAEPKLQERFTDAFTAVWFGRAEADRFNELILRAGVSWRQAVILRAYAKYLRQAGFPYSQFHIEGVALANPRSAYTLVELFEAMFDPEAPSPDLVAELDTRLREYIDSVVSLDADRILRGLFGLITSTLRTNYFVTGEGGEPQPHLSIKLDPTSIQELPKPRPKYEIFVYSPDVEGVHLRFGSVARGGLRWSDRREDFRTEILGLAKAQAVKNAVIVPVGAKGGFVVKNPPTPSGDAAADRAAALEAGQDCYRTFISGLLDLTDNVDQVSGEIVPPARVVRRDGDDRYLVVAADKGTAKFSDLANSVAEQYNFWLGDAFASGGSAGYDHKGMGITARGAWESVKRHFREMGVDTQTEDFTAVGVGDMSGDVFGNGMLLSRHIRLVAAFDHRHVFLDPDPDAATSFEERSRMFALPRSSWADYDTGIISEGGGVWDRTRKSVPISAAARAALGLDDTVTELSPPELVRAILCAPVDLLWNGGIGTYVKASTETNAMVGDKSNDSVRVDGNDVRARVVGEGGNLGVTALGRIEYSQNGGRINTDAIDNSAGVDCSDHEVNIKILLDSLVSSGGLPQEDRNPLLASMTDEVAHLVLANNIAQNNLLGVSRTSAVPMLSVHRRQIEHLASRRGLDRKLEALPTEEEIARRRQAGQGLTSPELATLTAHVKLALKDDLLATDLPDSETFAPRLPRYFPTVLRKRFRTAIKAHPLRRQIVATMLANETIDNGGITFAYRLADEAGASSTDAIRAYAAVTEIFALPDLWSRIRSANIAADIEDDLILESGRLLDRASRWLLTNRPQPLAVGAEIARYSADFRTLSPRVPQLVRGHQLTDVEMRARPLVVRGAPEDLAFEVFRLLDKFCLLDIIDIADIAERDIDEVAELYYELDAHLGIDWLLSAVSTLARGDRWHSLARLALRDDLYSSLRQLAMEVLLGGEPHETPQEKIDDWESTNASRLARARSALTEIFESGTLDLATLSVAARQVRSMVRGMGTRSEV, from the coding sequence ATGACGGAATCGGCAGCACTGAAAGATGCGGAGTGGGCGCGGAATCTGCCCGAAGGTCTCCGGTCTCAGGTGCCGACTCTCGCAGCCGTGTATTTCCGTCACGTCGATCGCGGTGACAGCGAGAGCGCCGTCAACGGCGCCTCCGACGCCGTGCTCGGCGCGCATCTGACGCTGGCCCTGCATCGTCCCCCGGAGCGCGCGATCACCCGGGTCTACCGGCCGGGCGACGGGCGCGAACTCGGTGCGTCCTTGCAGATCGTCACGGACGACATGCCGCTGCTCGTCGAATCGATCACGGCCCTGCTGAACCGTCTCGGCATCGGGATCAGCGAATTCGTGCACCCGATCGTCTCCGTGCGGCGTGATCCGATCGGCGCACTGCGCGGAATCCACATGGGAGACAAGGCCAAGGATGCCGACGAGGGCGGCTTGTCCGAATCGTGGATCCACGTCCAGCTCGATCCGCGCGCCGACTCCGCGGTTCTCGACACGCTCGAGAAGGAGGTCGGCACCGTCCTTGCCGACGTGCGCCAGGTGGTCCGGGACACCGACATCATGCGCAAGCTCGAGCGGACGCTGGCCGACGAACTGGAGGCGTCCGCAACCTGTCCGGGCGTGTCGAAGAACGACCTGGAGGACTGCGCCGACCTGCTGCGGTGGATGTCGCAGGGCAATTACGCGGCGCTCGGGTACCGGCGTTTCGAACTGGGGGAGCCGGACGAGTCCGGCGCCCGGAGCCTGCAGGTGGTGCCGGGCAGCGGTCTCGGACTGCTGCGCTCCGACACGGTCACCGAGGGCCCGCTGAGCCTGCCGCCGGCCGCCGAGATCCCCGACCGCCCCCTGCTCGTGCTCACGCAGGGTTCGTTCCCGGCGACCGTGCACCGCTCGGTCTACCCGTTCTTCGTCGGCGTGAGCATCCTCGACGCGAACGGCAACATCACTGGTGAGCACCGCTTCCTCGGTGTCTTCACCGTGACGGCCCTGCACGAGAACGTCCTCGACATCCCCGTGATCGCCCGCCGGGTGCGCAAGGTGATCGACCGGGCCGGGTTCCAGTTGAACTCGTATTCGGGGCAGGCGATGCTGGAGGTCATCCAGTCGTTCCCGCGCACCGAACTGTTCTCGAGCGACGCGGACACCCTGTTCGACACGGTGACGGCGGTGCACAGCATCGGGCTCCGGCGCCAGGTGCGCCTGTTCGTGCGCGAGGACTTTCTCGGACGATTCGTCTCCTGCCTGATCTACCTGCCCCGGGATCGGTACACCACCCGGGTCCGGCTCGCCATGCAGGACATTCTGTTGCGGGAATTCGGCGGCGGCACTTTGGAATACACCGCACGGGTCACGGAGTCGGATCTCGCGTTGCTGCACGTGACGATCCGCAAGAGCACCGAACAGATGGGGTCGCGGCTCGACCTGTCCGACGCCGACCGCGAACGCGTCCAGGCGATGCTGGCCGAGGCGAGCCGCAGCTGGGACGACCATCTCGGTGACCTCCTGCCGGTCACCGCCGGTGTGGATCCCATTCTGGCGCAGCGTTATGCGGACGTGCTGCCCGAAGGATACAAGGAGGATTTCGATGCCACCCGCGCGTTGTCGGACCTCGCGAGGCTCGAGGCGCTCGAGCGTGGTTCCATCGACCTGCTGCTGTACCGCGACCGCGGGGCGGAGGTCGGGCACTGGCGGTTCACCCTGTACGTGGGCGGGGACGGCATTTCGCTGAGCCAGGTGCTCCCGGTGTTGCAGAGCCTGGGCGTGGAGGTCCTCGACGAACGGCCCTACCAGATTCCGCGGCCCGACGGGTTGGCCTGCTGGATCTACGATTTCGGGTTGTCGGTGCCCGCGGAGTTGCTCCGCTCCTCGGTGGAGGACGACCTGGATGCCGAACTCGCCGCGGAGGAGGCATCCGCGGCCGAGCCGAAGCTTCAGGAACGGTTCACGGATGCGTTCACCGCGGTCTGGTTCGGGCGCGCGGAGGCCGATCGGTTCAACGAGCTGATTCTGCGGGCGGGGGTGTCGTGGCGGCAGGCCGTGATCCTGCGGGCGTACGCGAAGTACCTGCGCCAGGCCGGTTTTCCCTACAGTCAGTTCCACATCGAGGGGGTCGCGCTGGCCAACCCGCGGTCGGCCTACACGCTCGTCGAGTTGTTCGAGGCGATGTTCGACCCGGAGGCGCCCTCACCCGACCTGGTGGCCGAACTCGACACCCGTCTGCGGGAGTACATCGACTCCGTGGTCAGCCTCGACGCGGATCGCATCCTGCGCGGTCTGTTCGGGCTGATCACGTCGACACTGCGCACCAACTACTTCGTCACCGGCGAGGGCGGGGAGCCGCAGCCCCATCTGTCGATCAAGCTCGATCCGACCTCGATCCAGGAACTGCCGAAGCCCCGGCCGAAGTACGAGATCTTCGTGTACTCGCCGGACGTCGAGGGTGTGCACCTGCGGTTCGGGTCCGTCGCCCGCGGCGGGTTGCGCTGGTCGGACCGGCGCGAGGACTTCCGCACCGAGATCCTGGGGTTGGCGAAGGCCCAGGCCGTGAAGAACGCGGTGATCGTCCCGGTCGGGGCGAAGGGCGGCTTCGTCGTCAAGAATCCGCCGACGCCGTCGGGGGACGCGGCGGCCGACCGCGCCGCCGCTCTCGAGGCGGGCCAGGACTGCTACCGCACGTTCATCTCCGGGCTCCTGGACCTCACTGACAACGTCGATCAGGTGTCGGGGGAGATCGTGCCTCCTGCGCGCGTGGTGCGGCGGGACGGCGACGACCGGTATCTCGTCGTGGCCGCGGACAAGGGCACCGCGAAATTCTCCGACCTCGCCAATTCGGTTGCGGAGCAGTACAACTTCTGGCTCGGCGACGCGTTCGCGTCCGGTGGGTCGGCCGGGTACGACCACAAGGGGATGGGCATCACGGCCCGCGGGGCCTGGGAGAGCGTGAAACGGCATTTCCGGGAGATGGGGGTCGACACCCAGACCGAGGACTTCACCGCGGTCGGTGTCGGCGACATGAGCGGCGACGTGTTCGGGAACGGCATGCTGCTGAGCAGGCACATCCGGCTGGTGGCGGCGTTCGACCACCGGCACGTCTTCCTCGACCCCGATCCCGACGCGGCCACGTCGTTCGAGGAGCGGTCCCGGATGTTCGCGCTGCCCCGGTCGTCGTGGGCCGACTACGACACCGGCATCATCAGCGAGGGCGGCGGGGTGTGGGACCGGACCCGCAAGTCGGTCCCGATCAGTGCCGCCGCGCGTGCCGCACTCGGACTCGACGACACCGTCACCGAACTCTCGCCACCGGAACTGGTCCGGGCGATCCTGTGTGCCCCGGTGGATCTGCTGTGGAACGGCGGCATCGGCACCTACGTCAAGGCGTCCACCGAGACCAACGCGATGGTGGGCGACAAGAGCAACGACTCCGTTCGCGTCGACGGCAACGACGTGCGGGCCAGGGTGGTCGGTGAGGGCGGCAACCTGGGAGTGACGGCGCTCGGCCGCATCGAGTACAGCCAGAACGGCGGCCGGATCAACACCGATGCGATCGACAACTCCGCGGGCGTGGACTGCTCCGATCACGAGGTGAACATCAAGATCCTGCTGGACTCGCTGGTGAGCAGCGGCGGGTTGCCGCAGGAGGACCGCAATCCGCTGCTGGCATCGATGACCGACGAGGTGGCCCACCTCGTTCTCGCGAACAACATCGCCCAGAACAACCTTCTCGGCGTCTCCCGGACCAGCGCGGTCCCGATGCTGAGCGTGCACCGCCGCCAGATCGAGCACCTCGCGTCCCGCCGCGGTCTCGACCGGAAACTCGAGGCCCTGCCCACCGAGGAGGAGATCGCTCGGCGCAGGCAGGCCGGGCAGGGGCTGACGTCGCCGGAACTCGCGACGCTCACCGCGCACGTGAAACTTGCGCTCAAGGACGACCTCCTCGCGACGGACCTGCCCGACAGCGAGACGTTCGCGCCGCGCCTGCCGCGGTACTTCCCGACGGTGCTGCGCAAGCGGTTCCGGACGGCGATCAAGGCGCATCCCCTGCGCAGGCAGATTGTGGCGACGATGCTCGCGAACGAGACCATCGACAACGGCGGAATCACCTTCGCGTACCGATTGGCGGACGAGGCGGGAGCGAGCAGCACCGACGCCATCCGTGCGTATGCGGCGGTCACCGAGATCTTCGCCCTGCCCGACCTGTGGTCGCGGATCCGGTCGGCGAACATCGCCGCGGACATCGAGGACGACCTGATCCTCGAGTCGGGCCGGCTCCTCGACCGGGCGTCGCGCTGGTTGCTGACCAATCGGCCCCAGCCTCTCGCGGTGGGCGCCGAGATCGCCCGCTACTCGGCCGACTTCCGGACCCTCTCGCCGAGGGTGCCGCAGCTGGTGCGGGGGCATCAGCTCACCGACGTGGAGATGCGGGCGCGGCCGCTCGTCGTCCGTGGGGCGCCCGAAGATCTGGCCTTCGAGGTGTTCCGGCTCCTGGACAAGTTCTGCCTGCTCGACATCATCGACATCGCCGACATCGCGGAGCGTGACATCGACGAGGTCGCCGAGCTGTACTACGAACTCGACGCGCACCTCGGCATCGACTGGCTGCTCAGCGCGGTGTCCACTCTCGCGCGCGGCGACCGGTGGCACTCGCTGGCCCGCCTCGCGTTGCGCGACGACCTCTACAGTTCGCTGCGCCAGCTCGCGATGGAAGTGCTCCTCGGCGGCGAACCGCACGAGACGCCGCAGGAGAAGATCGACGACTGGGAGTCGACGAACGCGTCCCGGCTGGCCAGGGCGAGGTCCGCTCTCACCGAGATTTTCGAGTCTGGGACCCTTGACCTCGCGACGCTCTCGGTGGCGGCGCGTCAGGTACGCAGCATGGTGCGCGGTATGGGCACCCGATCGGAGGTATGA
- a CDS encoding acyl-CoA thioesterase: MGQQAFTYEIQVRWGDSDRLGHVNNTRFMEYMQEARIAFLTTELRAAGAQPGAMVVRKMDVEFLRPVTDASGPLTIDVSVLHVGNSSYTIRHVVTNRDGVHCATGDALLVAFDVKTERSRPLSEAERDGLEKYLAPVTTG; the protein is encoded by the coding sequence GTGGGGCAGCAGGCTTTCACATACGAGATCCAGGTCCGGTGGGGTGACTCCGACCGCCTGGGTCACGTGAACAACACCCGCTTCATGGAGTACATGCAGGAAGCGCGGATCGCATTCCTGACCACCGAGCTGCGCGCCGCAGGCGCGCAGCCCGGCGCGATGGTGGTCCGCAAGATGGACGTGGAATTCCTGCGTCCCGTCACCGACGCCTCGGGTCCGCTCACGATCGACGTGTCGGTGCTCCACGTCGGCAATTCGTCGTACACGATCAGGCACGTCGTCACGAACCGCGACGGCGTCCACTGCGCGACGGGCGACGCGCTGCTGGTGGCGTTCGACGTGAAGACCGAACGGTCCCGTCCGCTGTCCGAGGCGGAACGCGACGGGCTCGAGAAGTACCTCGCGCCGGTGACCACCGGCTGA
- a CDS encoding alpha/beta fold hydrolase: MGTITTQDGTEIFYKDWGTGQPMLFSHGWPLSADDWDTQMLFFLRHGYRVIAHDRRGHGRSTQTGDGHDMDHYADDLAELTAHLDLHDAVHVGHSTGGGEVAHYLARHGESRVSKAALISAVPPLMVKTEANPGGLPKSVFDDLQAQLAANRSVFYRDLPSGPFYGFNRPGVESSEAIIENWWRQGMMGGAKAHYDGIVAFSQTDFTEDLKKITVPVLVMHSEDDQIVPYADAGPLSAKLLANGTLKTYEDFPHGMPTTHAETINADLLAFLKD; this comes from the coding sequence ATGGGCACGATCACTACGCAGGACGGCACGGAGATCTTCTACAAGGACTGGGGAACCGGTCAACCCATGTTGTTCAGCCACGGCTGGCCGCTGTCGGCCGACGACTGGGACACGCAGATGCTGTTCTTCCTCCGGCACGGCTATCGAGTCATCGCCCACGACCGGCGCGGGCACGGGCGCTCCACGCAGACCGGCGACGGCCACGACATGGACCACTACGCCGACGACCTCGCCGAGTTGACCGCACACCTGGACCTCCACGACGCCGTCCACGTCGGCCATTCGACCGGCGGCGGCGAGGTCGCGCACTACCTCGCGCGACACGGCGAGAGCCGGGTGTCGAAAGCCGCACTGATCAGCGCGGTGCCGCCGCTGATGGTGAAGACGGAGGCGAATCCGGGCGGCCTGCCCAAGTCGGTGTTCGACGACCTGCAGGCGCAACTCGCGGCCAACCGTTCCGTCTTCTACCGCGACCTGCCGTCGGGGCCGTTCTACGGATTCAACCGGCCGGGCGTGGAGTCCTCGGAGGCGATCATCGAGAACTGGTGGCGTCAGGGGATGATGGGCGGGGCCAAGGCCCACTACGACGGCATCGTCGCCTTCTCGCAGACCGATTTCACCGAAGACCTGAAGAAGATCACGGTGCCGGTGCTCGTGATGCACAGCGAGGACGACCAGATCGTGCCCTACGCCGACGCCGGACCCCTGTCCGCGAAGCTTCTCGCCAACGGGACGCTGAAGACATATGAGGACTTCCCCCACGGCATGCCCACCACGCACGCGGAGACGATCAACGCCGACTTGCTGGCGTTCCTGAAAGACTGA
- the ettA gene encoding energy-dependent translational throttle protein EttA, translated as MAEFIYTMKKVRKAHGDKVILDDVTMSFYPGAKIGVVGPNGAGKSSILKIMAGLDQPGNGEAFIAPGATVGILMQEPHLDETKTVRENVEEGMGETMVQLKRYNEIAELMATDYSDELMEEMGELQEKLDHADAWEIDSQLEQAMDALRCPPPEEMVTHLSGGEKRRVALCKLLLSKPDLLLLDEPTNHLDAESVLWLEQHLAAYPGAILAVTHDRYFLDHVAQWICEVDRGRLYPYEGNYSTYLEQKAARLEVQGKKDQKLQKRLKEELAWVRSGAKARQAKNKARLDRYEEMANEAEKTRKLDFDEIQIPAPPRLGDVVVEVSNLDKGFDGRVLIKDLSFTLPRNGIVGVIGPNGVGKTTLFKTIVGLEEPDAGEVKIGQTVKLSYVDQNRTGIDPDKTVWEVVSDGLDHIVVGQTEMPSRAYISSFGFKGHDQQKPAGVLSGGERNRLNLAMTLKQGGNLILLDEPTNDLDVETLGSLENALEQFPGCAVVISHDRWFLDRTCTHILAWEGGFGDNEAAWYWYEGNFEGYEANKVERLGPDAARPHRVTHRKLTRD; from the coding sequence ATGGCTGAGTTCATTTACACGATGAAGAAGGTGCGCAAGGCGCACGGTGACAAGGTCATCCTCGATGACGTCACGATGAGCTTCTACCCCGGCGCCAAGATCGGTGTGGTCGGCCCGAACGGCGCGGGTAAGTCCAGCATCCTCAAGATCATGGCGGGGCTGGATCAGCCGGGCAACGGTGAGGCGTTCATCGCACCGGGTGCCACCGTCGGGATCCTCATGCAGGAACCGCACCTGGACGAGACGAAGACCGTTCGCGAGAACGTCGAAGAGGGCATGGGTGAAACCATGGTCCAGCTCAAGCGGTACAACGAGATCGCCGAGCTGATGGCCACCGACTACTCCGACGAACTGATGGAGGAGATGGGCGAGCTCCAGGAGAAGCTCGACCATGCCGACGCGTGGGAGATCGATTCCCAGCTCGAGCAGGCGATGGACGCTCTCCGCTGTCCGCCGCCGGAGGAGATGGTCACGCACCTCTCCGGTGGTGAGAAGCGCCGCGTCGCCCTGTGCAAGCTCCTGCTCAGCAAGCCCGACCTGCTGCTGCTCGACGAGCCGACCAACCACCTCGACGCGGAGAGCGTCCTGTGGCTGGAGCAGCACCTGGCCGCCTACCCGGGTGCGATCCTGGCCGTTACCCACGACCGGTACTTCCTCGACCACGTCGCCCAGTGGATCTGCGAGGTCGACCGCGGTCGCCTGTACCCGTACGAGGGCAACTACTCCACCTACCTGGAGCAGAAGGCCGCCCGGCTCGAGGTCCAGGGCAAGAAGGACCAGAAGCTGCAGAAGCGCCTCAAGGAGGAGCTGGCCTGGGTCCGCTCCGGAGCGAAGGCCCGTCAGGCCAAGAACAAGGCCCGCCTCGACCGCTACGAGGAAATGGCCAACGAGGCCGAGAAGACCCGCAAGCTCGACTTCGACGAGATCCAGATCCCCGCGCCGCCGCGCCTCGGTGACGTCGTGGTGGAGGTGTCGAACCTCGACAAGGGCTTCGACGGCCGGGTCCTGATCAAGGATCTGTCGTTCACCCTGCCGCGTAACGGCATCGTCGGCGTGATCGGCCCCAACGGTGTCGGTAAGACGACGCTGTTCAAGACGATCGTCGGGCTCGAGGAGCCGGACGCGGGTGAGGTGAAGATCGGTCAGACCGTCAAGCTCAGCTACGTCGACCAGAACCGCACCGGCATCGACCCCGACAAGACGGTGTGGGAGGTCGTGTCCGACGGTCTCGATCACATCGTGGTCGGCCAGACGGAGATGCCGTCGCGCGCCTACATCAGCTCGTTCGGGTTCAAGGGCCACGATCAGCAGAAGCCGGCGGGTGTCCTGTCCGGTGGTGAGCGCAACCGCCTGAACCTCGCGATGACGCTCAAGCAGGGCGGAAACCTGATCCTGCTCGACGAACCGACCAACGACCTCGACGTCGAAACCCTCGGTTCGCTGGAGAACGCCCTCGAACAGTTCCCCGGCTGCGCCGTCGTGATCTCCCACGACCGCTGGTTCCTCGACCGCACCTGCACGCACATCCTCGCGTGGGAAGGTGGCTTCGGCGACAACGAGGCGGCCTGGTACTGGTACGAGGGCAACTTCGAGGGCTACGAGGCCAACAAGGTCGAGCGGCTCGGACCGGACGCGGCCCGTCCGCACCGCGTCACGCACCGCAAGCTCACGAGGGACTGA
- a CDS encoding single-stranded DNA-binding protein has translation MYETHGTVVGTVITSPVIRSNAAGDEFLSFRMASTVRRRDHATGEWRDGSTLYLTVTCRRRLMAGVVASITKGDPVLVTGDLRTTEYTTRDGIARSDLELSATAIGPDLARCTVVLERAPRTVDGGADDPATEEVATRSLVA, from the coding sequence ATGTACGAAACGCACGGCACCGTTGTCGGAACGGTCATCACCAGCCCGGTCATCCGGTCGAACGCGGCCGGTGACGAGTTCCTCAGTTTCCGGATGGCGAGCACGGTCCGGCGCCGCGACCACGCGACGGGGGAGTGGCGTGACGGGAGCACGCTCTACCTCACGGTGACCTGCAGGCGGCGGCTGATGGCCGGCGTCGTCGCCTCGATCACGAAGGGCGACCCCGTTCTCGTGACCGGGGACTTGCGCACCACCGAATACACCACCCGAGACGGCATCGCCCGCTCCGACCTGGAGTTGAGCGCCACCGCGATCGGACCGGATCTGGCCCGGTGCACGGTCGTGCTCGAGCGCGCGCCGAGAACGGTCGACGGTGGTGCGGACGACCCGGCGACCGAAGAGGTGGCCACCCGGTCCCTCGTCGCGTAG
- a CDS encoding DUF4345 family protein, translating into MAEFLIIVVALFFAGMGVYGLALPAHLVAPFGLTADSATARAEVRAVYGGFGVAVAGLLFFAAFDASGIRSVAAVTVAVALLGMAFGRIVAALTDRPTRFYPVWFYFVVELVLAGLLLSAAALGS; encoded by the coding sequence ATGGCGGAGTTTCTGATCATCGTGGTGGCGCTGTTCTTCGCGGGCATGGGTGTCTACGGGCTCGCCCTGCCCGCCCACCTGGTCGCCCCGTTCGGCCTGACCGCGGATTCGGCGACGGCCCGGGCCGAGGTGCGCGCGGTCTACGGCGGCTTCGGTGTCGCGGTGGCGGGCCTGCTCTTCTTCGCGGCCTTCGACGCCTCCGGCATCCGGTCCGTCGCCGCGGTGACGGTGGCCGTCGCCCTGCTGGGGATGGCGTTCGGCCGAATCGTGGCGGCCCTCACCGACCGGCCGACGCGCTTCTACCCCGTGTGGTTCTACTTCGTCGTCGAGCTCGTTCTGGCGGGACTGCTGCTCTCCGCCGCAGCCCTGGGCTCGTGA
- a CDS encoding cytochrome c oxidase assembly protein: MATPQLAASGPASKPPNRADSTALFIVGGLIAGLVAAIVVGLSAAQALVLLGIPDPGPITTYGLPAMRAVSEIAAVITIGSLLLAAFFVPPQKSGVLDVDGYRAVRTASYAAIVWAATALVLVPLTLSDTSGQPFGEAVKPANIFNSIDQVELAGAWRWTAIIAIVLAIASRLVLRWWWTPILLVVGVLGLMPLALTGHSSSGGSHDMATNSLILHLVAASLWAGGLFALLAHARRRGAYTDVAARRFSAVATVCFVVMAVSGVVNALVRVQIGDLVDTTYGRLVVAKIVALVVLGVFGWAQRRRALPALQKDPTSRGNLIRFAGAEVMVFAATIGLAVGLGRTPPPPPTAAPTLTEVELGYNLAGPPTFTRLMLDWRFDLLYGTAAIVLAVVYALGLRKLRRRGDSWPVGRTVAWMCGCVVLLIATSSGVGRYSPAVFSVHMGAHMALSMLAPVLLVLGAPITLALRALDPAGKNGVPGLREWILTALHSPFSRFITHPVVAAVLFVGGFYALYLGGIFEAAVDSHSAHVLMNLHFLLSGYLFYWVAIGIDPSPRKLQPVTKLAMVFGSLPFHAFFGVALMSMGAVMGEWYYRSLGLGWNADLVGDQQLGGSIAWATGEIPLVLVMMALLIQWSRSDGRTARRVDRAADRDDDADLAAHNAMFAELARRDREAGR; encoded by the coding sequence ATGGCTACACCCCAGCTCGCGGCGTCCGGCCCGGCGTCGAAACCCCCGAACCGTGCCGATTCGACCGCCCTGTTCATCGTCGGCGGTCTGATCGCCGGCCTGGTCGCGGCAATCGTCGTCGGACTTTCCGCCGCTCAGGCGCTCGTGCTGCTGGGAATCCCGGATCCCGGACCGATCACCACCTACGGACTGCCCGCCATGCGGGCCGTGTCGGAGATCGCTGCCGTCATCACCATCGGATCCCTGCTGCTCGCGGCGTTCTTCGTGCCGCCGCAGAAATCCGGCGTCCTGGACGTGGACGGCTACCGCGCGGTCCGCACCGCGTCGTACGCCGCGATCGTGTGGGCGGCGACCGCCCTCGTCCTCGTCCCGTTGACGCTGTCGGACACGTCCGGGCAGCCCTTCGGCGAGGCGGTCAAGCCGGCCAACATCTTCAATTCGATCGATCAGGTCGAACTCGCGGGCGCCTGGCGCTGGACCGCGATCATCGCCATCGTCCTCGCGATCGCCTCCCGGCTCGTACTGCGCTGGTGGTGGACGCCGATCCTGCTGGTCGTCGGCGTCCTCGGGTTGATGCCGCTCGCGTTGACCGGGCACTCGTCCTCGGGTGGTTCGCACGACATGGCGACGAACAGCCTGATCCTGCACCTCGTGGCGGCCTCACTGTGGGCGGGTGGCCTGTTCGCTCTCCTCGCCCATGCGCGCAGGCGCGGCGCCTACACCGACGTCGCGGCGCGCAGGTTCTCCGCGGTCGCGACCGTCTGTTTCGTCGTCATGGCGGTCAGCGGTGTGGTGAACGCGCTCGTCCGCGTCCAGATCGGTGACCTCGTCGACACCACGTACGGGCGCCTGGTGGTCGCGAAGATCGTGGCCCTCGTCGTGCTCGGTGTGTTCGGCTGGGCGCAGCGTCGACGGGCGTTGCCCGCGCTGCAGAAGGACCCGACGAGCCGCGGCAACCTGATCCGCTTCGCCGGAGCGGAGGTCATGGTCTTCGCCGCGACGATCGGTCTCGCCGTCGGACTCGGTCGCACGCCCCCGCCGCCCCCGACCGCGGCGCCCACCCTCACCGAGGTGGAACTCGGCTACAACCTGGCGGGGCCACCCACATTCACCCGGCTGATGCTGGACTGGCGATTCGATCTCCTCTACGGCACCGCCGCGATCGTGTTGGCAGTCGTGTACGCGCTCGGACTGCGCAAACTGCGGCGGCGCGGCGACAGCTGGCCCGTCGGCCGGACCGTCGCCTGGATGTGCGGATGCGTGGTGCTGCTGATCGCGACGTCGTCGGGTGTGGGCCGGTACTCGCCGGCCGTGTTCAGCGTGCACATGGGCGCGCACATGGCGCTGTCCATGCTGGCGCCGGTGCTCCTGGTGCTCGGTGCCCCGATCACGCTCGCCCTGCGCGCCCTCGATCCGGCGGGCAAGAACGGTGTGCCGGGGCTGCGCGAATGGATCCTGACCGCGCTGCACAGCCCGTTCTCCCGGTTCATCACGCACCCCGTCGTCGCGGCGGTGCTGTTCGTGGGCGGTTTCTACGCCCTGTACCTCGGCGGGATCTTCGAGGCCGCCGTGGACTCGCACTCGGCGCACGTGCTGATGAATCTGCACTTCCTGCTGAGCGGCTACCTCTTCTACTGGGTGGCGATCGGCATCGACCCGTCGCCGCGCAAGCTGCAACCGGTGACGAAGCTCGCGATGGTGTTCGGTTCTCTGCCGTTCCACGCGTTCTTCGGCGTCGCGCTGATGAGCATGGGCGCCGTGATGGGCGAGTGGTACTACCGTTCGCTCGGTCTCGGCTGGAACGCCGACCTGGTGGGTGACCAGCAACTGGGCGGCAGCATCGCGTGGGCCACCGGTGAGATCCCGCTGGTGCTGGTGATGATGGCGCTGCTCATCCAGTGGTCGCGCAGTGACGGCCGCACGGCGCGGCGGGTCGACCGGGCCGCGGACCGGGACGACGACGCGGATCTGGCAGCGCACAACGCGATGTTCGCGGAGTTGGCGCGACGGGACCGCGAAGCGGGGCGCTGA